DNA sequence from the Glycine soja cultivar W05 chromosome 18, ASM419377v2, whole genome shotgun sequence genome:
AAGAGACGAGTAAAGGACAATATTCATATAAatgagatttaattttttttaattaaaacccaACCAAAatactttgatattttttaagtatgtgTATTAAGTATTCAATTAGCACATCTTTTTACAGTGAAAATTTTAGAGAAGAGAATAATGTTACTGTTGACTCGGTTCAAAGAAGagaaactatatataaaaaaatacatttatcttATTATAAAGAGACAAGTGAGGCTCAAACCTACAAATTATTATATGCAAGATCCTCTTTGCATCTTGTTTTGTTCTACTTGATTAgctctttaattttgtttttaaccaAAACATGGATTAAACTTTCAAAAAGGGAGGAATTGAAAATCACTTTCAAGGTATAGTTGCTTAAAATGGGAATTTGGCTAAAGAAGAGAAGAGGCCTAACTAAATTTAATGCACATAATTGGATCTTGTGTTGAAATATGGGgacaaagaaacaaaatatgaaGAGTTAATGTGTGTAGGGTAGTGCCCCAAAAGAATCCCGTGAATCAGATTTGGATCTTCTGAGTGAGTTCGGTTGTGACCACCGCCGGTGCCCATCACGCGCAGCCCGTGTTGCCTTGGGTCCCACATCGCTTCCCAGTGGTCCTCTATTCTTCATTTCTTCCGCGGTAATTAAGGAAAACTAGTTagtaacatttaaatttaaaaaacgaaaaaaataatattattatttgattttctttcatgaacaataataatactacattattttttttagtttttatttactaATAACTTAATTTAGTAATCCAATGAGTATAACTTAGTTAATCCCATCCCATCtggttttggaaaaaaaaacttaaatttgtttCCCGCAAAATATATTGTTAGAAAGAAGTAAAAAACTTTAAATGTGATTAGTGTTATAGTTGATGAAAGGATGGAAGCTTATAGAAATATGGATATCAAGAAGCCAAAAAAtcacttaatatatataataacaaggaaaaaaattaatcataaatttttaagttgaaaggGGAAAATTGTTCTATCTCAGCCGGACCATTAAAAGaggttttattaaattaaaaaaaaaagtttccacAACGGCTTGTTTAAGTTGCCATATCCTTTATGTGATGatgatcttaaaaaaataaaaagtattcaaGGAATGGTACTTTCCTCATTCTTCTCTTTTGTCACAGTGTTAGATGATGGTTGGGTAGGCTCAAGTTTGTAAGGTTTACACCCTATTAGATATACGCATAATGGAAATTCAGAGttcaatttacaaaagcaaGTAATTCAATCCTTTAATTTAACAAGCATAGAGTTGAAAGTGATAAAATTCTTgtaattttattctattattgTATTGTAGCATTTAGGCTCTTTATCAGAGCTTATCTTTAGTACTCACCTAGCTTAGTTGCACACCTATGGGGATCAAAGGTTAAAGAATTTGTGCTTTCTTAGTTATTACTTATTACCCGAGGTTTTAAGACTaagatttgtgtttttttattatattatactgCATAATCTCAGTTTAAGATCACCAACATTATGGGGTTGAATAGTTTGGTCGATCACTGTGTGCTCCTAACAGGACGATGTGTACCTAAGCGCGAATATATGGTTAGTTTGAAACCCTAACAGTCTGAAATTATCTcattgtgaaaaaaaatgaaaatgaaaaatttggcTACAAGTTAAGAGTTTTGAGGAAAAAATAACTAAACCACTTGTAGGAAAGAGAAAACCTTTGAAGAGTGTTAATTAAGGCACCGTATCGATGAGATTGACATTGTTGTTCTTGTAttcctattatttttcataGTGGTTTTTCATAGTGGAAGACATTTTTATTATCTCATTGTGATAACACGATGTGTAAAAAAGTCAAACTCAATGATAATATGTTATTCATTGGCCTTATATTGggcaattttatttgatatgtttttcaacatgtttttttttttttttttaattttccacaAGAATCCTCttctaaaaacaattttatttaatatatatgcggtcaaatcaatataaaatatcaacacTCCTctcaacaaaaatttaaaatttgatttactATGTTGTAGGAACTAATGTCTTCCATTAAACTCAACCCCATTGATGGgttcattttgttttacaatAAGGGACATTTGTTTTAAGGTTTATTGGattgtttataattattatttgtatccGTATAAACTGAAGATAAATACTAgagattttataataaattacacAACCTATTTATTAAGTTAGAACCATTGATCGATATTGTTTACAATGATTTGATTCTTGGATGACATacttaagaaaactatttttatgttttgttaaatcCACAACTGTTAATTATTTCGTTTAATTATCAAGTTTCCAATCAGTggaacaaaatcaaaacaaaaagaaattttctgggaagaggaaaataaaaataaaaggtttaaatgtaattttgttcTCTCTTTCTTAAAGTTcctagtttttatctttttattttaaaataaaatatttaattcctatatttttttaaaacttataattttgtttcttttatttttaaaataaagatatttagtcccacaattttttaaataatatgtgATTTTATTCTTTCCGTCAAACTTGATTGTTAAaagattaatattaattacaatattgattaatcaaataatatcATAACCTATTACTATATAAACTTGGGTCATATTAGGTTGATCTATTCATTTGTCAATGTTTCAAATTTGATGAAAGCTaggattaaaattacaaattttatataattgaaggattaaatatctttatttttagtattttaaattaaaaaaactaaaactacaaattttaaaaaatagaatgatgaaaattatatctaaaccaaaataaaataataaaggcTAAGGAACGCGTGGGGTTGAAAAAAGAAGTGTACAAACAAACTTTCGAGGAAACAAATTTGAAGACTCGTCACTGATGAGAAAAGTTAGAACAGCGAGTGTGAGTGCAATACAAGTTAGACATCAATGGTTGGCTGTATTTGAATTTTTGCTTAAGTATGTTTTTTTCCCTCAATTTTAGTCactttagattttaattttttttaatttatagccctatatatttatgtttgtatggatcaaaattttaaaaaaaaatcagtaaacttaaagagattaaaaataaataaaatatcttaaaaagtaaaattaaaaaatataaacttataaacactaaaattaaaaaaataaacttaccaaaataaaaaaaaagcactaACTAAccggaataaaaaatatatttaaccttTATATTTACTCAATAACtttgtatttgtattttttttttcacgatAAATTTggagtaaataataaattttatttttatatatctaacaaaaaaaaatgatttgttaaaggtataaaaaaaattaagagtaacATGCCATAGCTTGAATGAAACCCGATCAACAAGTTACACTAGAAACGTACAAACTACAATTAATACACAACTTGCTTAATCCTGACACAGTCCACGGTCCAGTTTGCTGTGTACTGATGGATTCGTATTAAAAAGGAGATGTACACAATTCAATGATTGCACTGCCATTTTCgaacttttaaaatgattataaataaatagatatatcAGGAATTGCCTAGAGCATATGaatcataaattcataatgataataatagtattttaattttttgatataTAAATTTGCACATTATACCTTTCTGACATTGCACTAAGTCTAAAAGATTCAAATAATAACAAATGTACTAAATCTAAGGAACATACTACTagcattcaaaaaaaaaaaaagaaacatactaCAAGTGTAGTCactaaaatgttaaattttgaacTTGAAAATCAGCACACAAAAAACACCGGATAAAATAGAAACACATTGAAATTGATAATGAAAAATGTAGGCCTGgccttttgaagaaaaaaaaatactgaaaattgtAGGTAAATAACTTTTGAAAAATTTCACATGTGCATTTCATTCTTGTAAAGTCTCtaaaaggaatgaaaaaaaatcacaatgttAATGAATATACCTTATTATAGTCATCGAGGGTAGGTTCTAACAACTTAAGGGAGTCAAAGTAGGACTTATCTTAGCTTTGGCGCTATTtgaagaataattaaaattctaattGATTCATTGCCATAACATCATTATTTGTTATCAAAGAGTAGAGACTTGGAAATAATTGAAGGAGTAGTAATTGAAATGAccaagttgaaaatgttttctttaaaaaagtttaaaatggaATATTAGATGATGCTTGCTTtaagtgtatatttttttttcaaattttaagatttaaaaaaatgtatcaatTAGAAAGTACTTTAAGGTGTTAtcctatttttactttttttagaaatgacTGAAAAcatcaatatattattttcagtttttagCATGTttttgagaatatttttttttaaaaatgttatctaaattttaaacaaacttgttttcactcttattttttgttttatttaaaaataaaaacaaaaaaaaaaatactcaaaccaAACATCAAGTTAacaagattataaatatgtagtAACATAATGCTACATCCgttcctatatataaaaaacaaataagaatatttttttattcctaaatatatgaaatttatgatcatttttcATGCATTAATCTAATTTCTTTCTATGTCCTTATTTGTTGTAAAGACTACTAATAAGTCATATTCattggtgaaaaaaattatccattaaaaaattaataatgtcatTAAATATCATTGTcacttaaatcatttaatttaataagtattattaaaataaaatttaaatttatgtattaattatagttaatcaaattaataatttttattggtgttaatgaataaattaggtatttattttttatatatagaaactTAAGAAGCAGTATAAAAGAAGATCATAAGAAAAAATTGGCACATTAACTAACAGGTGTACTAACCTTATTGTGAAGAGAAATTGAATAAGTTTTTTTGGGTACAGATATTGAATTAGTATAATTTTAGGAAAATGAGAGGGTTATAATGGTACGAGATGTTAAAAGCAGATTTTGTTATTTCTGtacaataaattattcaaaagatAATTGCACAAGTAATGTATAATCCACAAGCAGTTTTACGCCCATCAAATGAGATTTTAGTGACGTAGTATCATGGATTGGAGAAGATGATAATTAATTCTAAATTCTTAACCATTTACAAAATTgcaattaaaaatagtttaaaatgattgatgtgtcataaaaataaagaatgattAGCCTAACATGTTAGTTTTATGTCTtcactttaaattttataaattaaaattcaaataaaaaaattattataataatagataagagaaatactaataatattatttttaatgtatttttattattagttaaaatttattagaaataataaaattttgtgggtaacatttttttttgagtttctctcagtaattctttaattttaataaattttaacgtATAACAAAGAGAAAGTTGAAAGAAGAGTGTTGCCAATAATTAATATCCTCAATATAGATAATAGATACATTCATatccacacacacaaaaataaagagaaaaaagaaaaattggaaaGCTACCTTACAGCTGGAAATTCTACCTAAAGTGAAGATATTCACGTAAAAACTCCCTGATAGTATTTCTTCCTACTAGAGTTAAACTATGGAAAAAGTGGTAGTTGTCATGAATCGCCttactttcaaaaaaattataccgaAAAGCgaatcattttcttattttcattacACAAGAAAGCAACATGATTTTTGTCACCTATTGATATAGGATCTATTGATATATACCAAGGCAGTATTATTATAATGGAGTGATTATGACTGAGGCTAAACGACATTAGGAATCAAACAATTCTATATGTGATGTagttgaattatttaattatcttgtatataaatttattcttctcagttttattatttactttgcTTTAGCAACATAGACATTTTCTACGCCCACCTTATTGTTGTACTACccattgtatattatttttttcttgcattCATAGCAAATGGAATACAGTATTATTTTTCATCTGAACAACATTAGTCTCTCTCTAATATTCTACCAGAATCAAAATTCTTTTCTCTAGATTGGAggacaactattttttttcctcaattttaaaatctccaaagaaaaataaaccaCATAACATTATGCAGAGACAAGAGTTGGAAGTATCATAGTATCtgtaatttaaactaaaaaaaagggaCCTTGTTAATAGACTGTCAGCTTCTACTCATAGAAGCATCAATAGCATTCAACAACAATATTCTCACCAATAAAATACTCTTCCCCATTTGAATGATTGTAAAACTACAAAAAACCTCACAAGGAAATAGTAACACATATACATATGCACACAAAATTATTCTCCAatccacattaaaaaaaaaagagcatatTAACTCACTCAACATTTGAAAACGAGAAAAGGAAGGCACAAGGAGGTAGAGGTTGTAGGACGCGACAAAGACCTTGTAAGGGTGGCAAAGATTTGTCAGTAGCTTAGCCACGTTTGTTGGACCAAAACTGTTTGATCACGGACTACACTAACAATACCATATTCACCCATTATTGGCTTTCTCAATGACCCATCTCTCACCCCATTTTGGTAAaatattcttctctttctctccttctGGTGAGCACACATGATTTTTGCCAACAAAGATTAAGCCAATTGATAAGAAACGAACTCATATCCCTTAAGGATGTGGATTTGATCCTCGTTATCGATATGAAGACCTTGTTGGTAGGTAATCTATACGTACCTTATAAGCGTTCTTTGAGTCTTGAGCCCTGTCTTGACCTCGGTGAATCCAGGATCCAGCTCACCTAAATTTtccacaaaaatataaaaaaaaaagtaatattgtGTTCGCTAAGGTAGTGTAACATCTATCCGTCATTACAGTTTTCACATACTATGTTAtccctaaagaaaaaaaaagaagccatagtTTTAACATAGTTAACTACTAAAGATAGTAACATAACTCCATCAACCTCAGAAAgagggagaggaagaagaatgaCTAGTTTTCAGTTTCACTTGAGAGTTTTGAGTTTGCTGATTTCAGTTTCCTATTTGCTGACATGCTTGGGGAACAATGACATACCTGTCCAGTTGAATGATGATGTTCTTGGCCTGATTGTGTTCAAATCAGACCTTAATGACCCTTCTTCTTATCTTGCTTCATGGAATGAAGATGATGCCAATCCATGCTCATGGCAATTCGTGCAGTGCAATCCTGAGAGTGGAAGAGTTTCTGAGGTCTCATTGGATGGCTTAGGATTATCTGGGAAGATTGGAAGGGGTCTTGAGAAGTTACAGCATCTAACGGTATTGTCCCTTTCTCACAACAACTTGAGTGGGAGTATTAGTCCATCACTCACTCTTTCCAATAGTCTTGAGAGGCTGAACCTTAGCCACAATGTTCTTTCTGGTTCCATTCCTACTTCTTTTGTGAATATGAATTCAATAAAATTTCTTGATCTTTCTGAGAACTCATTCTCAGGACCAATGCCTGAGAGTTTTTTTGAGAGCTGTTCTTCCCTTCATCACATTTCTCTAGCTAGGAACATGTTTGATGGACCAGTTCCTGGCTCACTGTCTAGATGTTCCTCATTGAATAGCATTAATCTTTCCAATAATCATTTCTCCGGTAATGTGGACTTTAGTGGGATTTGGTCATTGAACAGGCTTAGGACTTTGGATCTATCTAACAATGCCTTATCAGGGTCTTTACCTAATGGAATTTCATCCATACATAACTTTAAAGAGATCTTATTACAAGGTAACCAGTTTTCAGGTCCATTATCCACTGATATTGGATTCTGCCTGCATCTGAATAGGTTGGATTTCAGTGATAATCAGTTCAGTGGAGAACTGCCAGAGTCACTAGGGATGCTTAGTTCTTTGAGCTATTTCAAGGCATCAAATAATCATTTCAACAGTGAATTCCCTCAATGGATTGGTAACATGACCAGTCTGGAGTACCTAGAGCTCTCAAACAATCAGTTCACTGGAAGCATCCCACAGTCAATAGGGGAACTGAGATCACTGACTCATCTGAGCATTTCAAATAACATGCTTGTTGGAACTATTCCATCATCATTGAGTTTCTGCACAAAGTTATCTGTGGTCCAGCTCAGAGGAAATGGTTTCAACGGCACCATTCCAGAGGGTTTGTTTGGCCTAGGATTGGAGGAAATAGACTTGTCCCATAATGAATTGAGTGGCTCAATTCCACCCGGATCAAGCAGGCTCTTGGAAACTCTCACCCACTTGGATCTTTCAGATAACCATCTCCAAGGGAATATCCCTGCAGAAACCGGTCTTCTATCAAAACTAACACATTTGAATCTGTCTTGGAATGATCTTCATTCACAGATGCCTCCAGAATTTGGCCTCCTTCAGAACCTGGCAGTTTTGGATCTTCGCAATAGTGCCTTGCACGGTTCAATTCCAGCAGATATATGTGACTCAGGCAATTTAGCTGTCCTCCAACTTGATGGAAATTCATTTGAAGGGAATATTCCGTCCGAGATTGGAAATTGTAGCTCTCTTTACTTGCTGTATGCATCCTATTTCTCAAGCTCTAGTGTCATTTCTTTTAACACGTCTTTTTGGAAGATATACTAATTCCTATCTATTTTATGCAGGAGTTTGTCTCACAATAATTTGACTGGTTCAATTCCAAAGTCCATGTCAAAGCTAAACAAGCTCAAAATCCTCAAGCTGGAATTCAATGAACTAAGTGGAGAGATACCAATGGAGCTTGGAATGCTTCAGAGTCTTCTTGCTGTAAACATATCATACAACAGGCTCACAGGAAGGCTTCCTACAAGTAGCATATTTCAGAACTTGGACAAAAGTTCCTTGGAAGGAAACCTGGGTCTTTGTTCACCCTTGTTGAAGGGTCCATGTAAGATGAATGTCCCCAAACCACTAGTGCTTGACCCAAATGCCTATAACAACCAAATAAGTCCTCAAAGGCAAACAAACGAATCATCTGAGTCTGGCCCAGTCCATCGCCACAGGTTCCTTAGTGTATCTGCTATTGTAGCAATATCTGCATCCTTTGTCATTGTATTAGGAGTGATTGCTGTTAGCCTACTTAATGTTTCTGTAAGGAGAAGGCTAACATTTTTGGATAATGCTTTGGAAAGCATGTGCTCGAGCTCTTCAAGATCGGGAAGTCCAGCCACAGGAAAGCTTATCCTGTTTGATTCCCAGTCCTCACCTGATTGGATCAGCAATCCTGAGTCCTTGCTCAACAAGGCATCTGAGATTGGAGAAGGAGTCTTTGGAACACTCTACAAGGTTCCATTGGGATCACAAGGTAGAATGGTAGCAATCAAGAAGCTTATATCCACAAACATAATCCAATATCCTGAAGACTTTGATAGGGAAGTTAGAATCCTCGGGAAAGCAAGGCACCCAAATCTAATAGCATTGAAAGGATACTATTGGACTCCTCAACTACAACTTTTAGTAACTGAGTTTGCACCAAATGGTAGCTTGCAAGCCAAGCTACATGAAAGGCTTCCTTCAAGTCCTCCTCTTTCTTGGGCTATAAGGTTCAAAATCTTGCTTGGAACAGCAAAGGGGCTTGCTCATTTGCACCACTCTTTCCGTCCACCGATCATCCACTACAACATAAAGCCAAGTAACATTTTGCTTGACGAAAATTACAACGCCAAGATCTCAGATTTTGGGTTGGCTCGGCTTCTGACAAAGCTTGACCGGCATGTGATGAGCAACAGGTTCCAGAGTGCACTAGGATATGTGGCACCAGAATTAGCATGCCAGAGCTTAAGGGTCAATGAGAAATGTGATGTGTATGGTTTTGGGGTGATGATCCTTGAGCTGGTGACAGGTAGGAGACCAGTGGAGTATGGAGAAGACAATGTGCTGATACTGAATGACCATGTGAGGGTGCTGCTTGAGCAAGGGAATGTGTTGGAGTGTGTGGATCAAAGCATGAGTGAGTATCCTGAAGATGAGGTATTGCCTGTTCTGAAGCTAGCAATGGTATGCACCTCTCAAATTCCTTCTAGCAGGCCTACTATGGCTGAAGTGGTGCAAATACTGCAGGTCATTAAAACCCCAGTTCCTCAAAGGATGGAAGTATTTTGATGAGATATGCTTCTCTGTTGAACTAGCTTGACATATAGAAAATCTGTGACTGatgagatttttttcttttcttttttcctttatgttGTGTATCCTTTTTAATTTCCTTGGCTATTTGGTTTATGTAGACTCTTGTTTTATGTCCAAGTAGATTTTCCTCGTATAAATGGAAATCACTATCATATAAATCCGTTATTCGCAACTCTTGTTTTCTCTTTTACTGATTTCAGTTTATCGATTGTATTTaccaaattttaataatattacaaCTTACAAACTATAGCAATGTAGCCACATGATTAAAAGTAGTCACATTATTCATTGGAATGAACAAATCTAAAAATCTTAGGCATGAATACAGAATtgtgttgttattattttttgggtgagAAAAAGTTTTAGGGAAGGAAAGTTTTCATGTGAGCAAAATCGAATTCAAGAAATTGttttatcaatattattttatattaaaaaatcagcacaaaatctttttcttttccgatCATAGTATAGGTACAAAGTTCTCTGTGTTGGAAGCAGTGATAAATCTTCATCAAGAGAGATTGTGAACATACATAAGATACACAAGCTGGGATGAGTATTATCCACCATGTTTTAGGCACGACTCACCAAGTCTGCGTTTCAAACACACAGATAAGTGCAATCCATGAAATAAAAGAACTTTCTTTTCAAGATCCGTATCCGACCCATAAAAACCCATGAATAAATGAATCAGTCCACAAATCCaactattaatttgaaaaatattttttataaataaatattttttttaaaagtgaaaactatataaaattaaaaaaaaaattgacttcattttttaaactaaaatctaTTAGACTAAAATATATCAACATTTTAAATATAGCTAGATATGTAGACCTAACGAATTGAACTcaaaaattcaatatatttatacggtcttaagaaaaattatccaccCACCGATTAGTAGACCTGAATATGTATACTCATCCCTAGACACAAACAACTACCACTTATATCAACCATTATTGGTTAAACCAACACAATCTTATATCATCTCAAGGAATGCTCAAAATCTACATCTAAAAAAACCATCCCGTAAAATATTCAGAAGTTAATACAAGTTGTTTGGGATTTGCTTGTTCTCGGGTAGTTATTCCTTAAACACGTATTCCTTAGCAGAACAGAGcctattgatttaaaaaaaaaattgcaaaatgcAAAACTAACGTGTTTGAAACGATGCTCCGAATAAAAAGGATGAAGCGAGAACTTCTAGTTGTGATTGTTTCACTATTCGCATTGTGATTGGTATAAATACT
Encoded proteins:
- the LOC114394908 gene encoding probably inactive leucine-rich repeat receptor-like protein kinase At3g28040; its protein translation is MTSFQFHLRVLSLLISVSYLLTCLGNNDIPVQLNDDVLGLIVFKSDLNDPSSYLASWNEDDANPCSWQFVQCNPESGRVSEVSLDGLGLSGKIGRGLEKLQHLTVLSLSHNNLSGSISPSLTLSNSLERLNLSHNVLSGSIPTSFVNMNSIKFLDLSENSFSGPMPESFFESCSSLHHISLARNMFDGPVPGSLSRCSSLNSINLSNNHFSGNVDFSGIWSLNRLRTLDLSNNALSGSLPNGISSIHNFKEILLQGNQFSGPLSTDIGFCLHLNRLDFSDNQFSGELPESLGMLSSLSYFKASNNHFNSEFPQWIGNMTSLEYLELSNNQFTGSIPQSIGELRSLTHLSISNNMLVGTIPSSLSFCTKLSVVQLRGNGFNGTIPEGLFGLGLEEIDLSHNELSGSIPPGSSRLLETLTHLDLSDNHLQGNIPAETGLLSKLTHLNLSWNDLHSQMPPEFGLLQNLAVLDLRNSALHGSIPADICDSGNLAVLQLDGNSFEGNIPSEIGNCSSLYLLSLSHNNLTGSIPKSMSKLNKLKILKLEFNELSGEIPMELGMLQSLLAVNISYNRLTGRLPTSSIFQNLDKSSLEGNLGLCSPLLKGPCKMNVPKPLVLDPNAYNNQISPQRQTNESSESGPVHRHRFLSVSAIVAISASFVIVLGVIAVSLLNVSVRRRLTFLDNALESMCSSSSRSGSPATGKLILFDSQSSPDWISNPESLLNKASEIGEGVFGTLYKVPLGSQGRMVAIKKLISTNIIQYPEDFDREVRILGKARHPNLIALKGYYWTPQLQLLVTEFAPNGSLQAKLHERLPSSPPLSWAIRFKILLGTAKGLAHLHHSFRPPIIHYNIKPSNILLDENYNAKISDFGLARLLTKLDRHVMSNRFQSALGYVAPELACQSLRVNEKCDVYGFGVMILELVTGRRPVEYGEDNVLILNDHVRVLLEQGNVLECVDQSMSEYPEDEVLPVLKLAMVCTSQIPSSRPTMAEVVQILQVIKTPVPQRMEVF